From the Oryza glaberrima chromosome 5, OglaRS2, whole genome shotgun sequence genome, one window contains:
- the LOC127775178 gene encoding 65-kDa microtubule-associated protein 1-like — MERLKVMRNLCEVLGIDFWEKMEELDIDPKVEEMDDETSPRVNLAVELLENTKRSRFLKIKELGLRLIELRSVMIDQEIDFANVVCFIDAASEDLITQEKALSSRFLNKIKCEDSQLEQLSANRLKEKNLRIKTKIRELLKCTHLTGNEVEIDLEKEVLEELKMQKEMLKVEVERRSDIVIRAEIWRKSVDQLEALQKGSKNTNKMELMRCELLAKRIEGIKNILVEMVQTWEEKYDSPFSYDGDHLLTILNADAKPSSSEAEGMQKQKAEGQVPAQDLKSLLTPHPKLRRTPRVPVPLEEHVPLQLHVVAPLLLVPPAGAPPPMAQAAQAVQELPAPLPLPDVPVQAGSPPTMISQFNRSRQSLLTSTMLKALQVMKRPALSTFQVTMMIAMTVTTYLE, encoded by the exons ATGGAACGATTAAAAGTGATGAGAAATCTATGTGAAGTTTTGGGTAtcgatttttgggagaagatgGAAGAGCTCGACATTGATCCTAAAGTGGAAGAGATGGACGATGAAACATCGCCAAGGGTGAACCTAGCAGTAGAGCTGCTTGAAAACACGAAGAGGAGCCGTTTCTTAAAG ATTAAGGAGCTAGGGTTGAGGCTCATTGAGCTGCGGTCTGTTATGATTGATCAGGAAATCGATTTTGCTAATGTTGTGTGTTTTATCGATGCTGCATCAGAGGATTTGATAACTCAAGAGAAAGCATTATCATCAAGATTCCTTAACAAG ATAAAATGCGAGGATTCCCAACTCGAACAACTCAGCGCAAATCGCTTGAAAGAAAAGAATCTGAGGATAAAGACGAAGATAAGAGAACTTCTCAAGTGTACTCATTTGACAGGGAATGAAGTAGAAATTGATCTTGAGAAGGAAG TTCTGGAAGAATTAAAGATGCAAAAGGAGATGTTAAAAGTTGAAGTAGAGAGGAGATCGGATATTGTTATCAGGGCTGAAATATGGAGAAAATCAGTTGATCAACTTGAGGCCCTACAAAAAGGTAGCAAAAATACAAACAAAATGGAGCTGATGAGGTGTGAGTTACTAGCAAAGAGGATTGAAG GTATCAAAAATATCCTGGTAGAAATGGTGCAAACTTGGGAGGAAAAATATGACTCTCCATTTTCTTATGACGGG GACCATCTCCTCACAATATTAAATGCTGATGCTAAACCTAGTTCAAGTGAAGCTGAAGGTATGCAAAAACAAAAGGCTGAAG GCCAAGTACCAGCACAGGATCTCAAGTCACTGCTTACGCCTCACCCAAAGCTCCGTCGCACGCCAAGGGTGCCTGTGCCACTTGAAGAACATGTCCCTCTTCAGCTACATGTAGTTGCGCCTCTGCTTCTAGTACCACCCGCTGGTGCACCACCTCCAATGGCCCAAGCAGCCCAAGCAGTTCAGGAGCTGCCTGCTCCACTACCTCTTCCAGATGTACCAGTGCAGGCTGGTTCGCCACCGACCATGATCAGCCAGTTCAACAGGAGCCGGCAAAGTCTGCTGACTTCTACAATGCTGAAGGCTCTCCAGGTGATGAAGAGACCGGCTCTATCAACGTTTCAAGTGACAATGATGATAGCGATGACAGTGACTACCTACCTTGAGTGA